The Hemiscyllium ocellatum isolate sHemOce1 chromosome 7, sHemOce1.pat.X.cur, whole genome shotgun sequence genome window below encodes:
- the LOC132817274 gene encoding uncharacterized protein LOC132817274 yields the protein MDEFDPKVVEEDARAIAASLSLTSTSFKQEKEPDLDNKGDCLLTKEEGKVWSGKHTMEEKRLLALQQDSGIPYNTKKATAWGVRVWDEWAKTRNSYIMEQGVQRNELFLYVPELCYEITHDELNFWLCRFVLEVRRQDGSEYPPNSLRLLCCSILRHLRENCRRSDIDFFNKLKLDFAEFRATLDDRMKQLQRLGIGLVRKQAQPYTEDDEEKLWQVVFHLRDAKSYSYAVYFYVCKVFSLCAAKDHHKLTVDQFKFGCDMISEYVEFTGRPSNPQDSLDKLKIVQTRQYADSLNPRCIVSLLRRYLNMIPPQGPFYRRPVPGTMQFSEQAIGVHTLERFSKEICEAAGISGHHTGHSGRVSSATTLYNRGFDEQSIKERTGPTGSLAKGYRRASLAQMKAMSDCLQPPNPLKMSACSPSSSSSSDDHSSSPDEGPSNIIIISEDGTDHPQEATTIFSRPEVMITEQGGVLKIEMPSRTSPLMPLTSHQTITKLKIVKGDIVLELNL from the exons ATGGATGAGTTTGATCCTAAAGTTGTCGAGGAAGATGCAAGAGCTATAGCAGCTTCTTTGTCTCTGACTTCTACCTCTTTTAAGCAAGAAAAGGAGCCTGATCTGGACAACAAAGGAGACTGCTTGTTGACAAAGGAAGAGGGCAAAGTCTGGTCTGGCAAACACACTATGGAGGAGAAGAGATTGCTGGCTTTGCAACAAGACAGTGGGATTCCATATAACACAAAAAAAGCAACAGCCTGGGGTGTCAGAGTTTGGGACGAGTGGGCTAAAACTCGAAATAGCTATATCATGGAGCAAGGTGTCCAGCGTAATGAACTCTTCCTTTATGTGCCCGAACTCTGCTATGAAATCACCCACGATGAACTGAATTTCTGGCTATGCAGATTTGTACTTGAAGTTCGGAGACAAGACGGCTCGGAGTACCCACCTAATTCTCTCCGTCTCCTTTGCTGTTCAATCTTGCGGCACCTGCGGGAGAACTGCAGGCGCAGTGACATTGATTTCTTCAATAAGCTAAAGCTGGACTTTGCCGAATTCCGGGCCACCCTTGACGATCGGATGAAGCAACTCCAGCGGCTGGGAATTGGGCTGGTGAGGAAGCAGGCCCAGCCGTACACTGAGGATGATGAGGAGAAGTTATGGCAGGTGGTCTTCCATCTACGAGATGCAAAGAGCTACAGTTATGCTGTCTACTTCTATGtgtgcaaagtcttttccctatgtGCCGCCAAGGACCACCATAAACTAACAGTCGACCAGTTTAAATTTGGATGTGACATGATCAGCGAGTACGTGGAGTTTACTGGCAGGCCAAGCAATCCTCAGGACAGCCTTGACAAGTTGAAAATTGTCCAGACAAGACAGTACGCAGATTCCTTGAATCCAAGGTGCATAGTTTCACTGCTGCGACGCTACCTCAATATGATTCCCCCACAAGGTCCATTTTACCGCCGCCCTGTGCCTGGTACCATGCAGTTCTCTGAGCAGGCAATTGGAGTTCATACATTGGAACGATTTTCCAAAGAAATATGTGAAGCTGCAGGAATTTCAGGGCACCATACTGGACATTCTGGAAGG GTCAGCAGTGCAACAACCCTATACAACCGTGGCTTTGATGAGCAGTCAATTAAAGAACGCACAGGGCCAACAGGCAGTTTGGCAAAAGGCTACAGGAGAGCCTCTCTTGCTCAGATGAAGGCCATGTCAGACTGCCTGCAGCCTCCTAATCCATTGAAGATGTCAGCTTGTTCACCTTCATCATCATCTTCATCTGATGACCATAGTTCTTCACCAGATGAAGGCCCAAGCAATATCATCATCATATCTGAAGACGGGACTGATCACCCACAAGAAGCTACAACTATATTCAGCAGACCTGAGGTGATGATCACAGAACAGGGTGGTGTACTGAAGATTGAAATGCCATCTAGGACCTCACCACTGATGCCCTTGACTTCACACCAGAccattacaaagttaaaaatagtgAAAGGAGACATTGTACTAGAATTAAATTTGTAA